The following proteins are encoded in a genomic region of Anabas testudineus chromosome 13, fAnaTes1.2, whole genome shotgun sequence:
- the ppm1na gene encoding protein phosphatase, Mg2+/Mn2+ dependent, 1Na (putative) — protein sequence MRTARRASNVEVPSFLRQLVKETEKMVTFFFKGAPKETRPGVEENLDEDSMSSPYLERPMLEKYVSEGQSQSGLNYAVASMQGWRAQMEDAHTCMSQLRGELTEWAYFAVFDGHAGTTVAQYCSRNLLDHILATGSIKADEEPEQVKDGIRKGFLDIDRHMHKLARQDCWDRSGSTAAAVMITPRYIYFINCGDSRTLLCHNGQVIFYTEDHKPFNPREKERIQNAGGSVTLQRVNGSLAVSRALGDFDFKEVDWRPQTEQLVSPEPEVYELERTPQDEFLILACDGVWDAISNEELCAFVRNRLQVCDDLREICTQVIDLCLYKGSLDNISIIIVCFPGAPQVSQEALKQEAELEQQIDVKVEEIIQMIRSKDEDPDLLYVIKFLAAEEMPGLPPGGGITSKRDCIISSYQKHIMSLRSQEPMDIEGSEEDSS from the exons ATGAGGACAGCCAGGCGGGCGAGCAACGTGGAGGTGCCCTCCTTCCTCCGGCAGCTGGTCAAAGAGACTGAGAAGATGGTCACCTTCTTCTTCAAAGGGGCGCCCAAAGAAACACGGCCTGGGGTGGAGGAGAATTTGGACGAGGACTCAATGTCAAGCCCATATCTGGAGCGCCCTATGTTGGAGAAGTATGTGTCAGAGGGGCAGTCCCAGTCAGGGCTGAACTATGCAGTGGCGAGCATGCAGGGCTGGAGGGCTCAGATGGAAGATGCCCACACCTGCATGTCCCAGCTGAGAGGAGAGCTCACAGAGTGGGCCTACTTTGCTGTGTTTGATGGACATGCAGGGACCACAGTGGCACAGTACTGCTCCAGAAACCTGCTGGATCACATCCTGGCAACAG GTAGTATCAAGGCAGATGAGGAACCAGAGCAGGTCAAGGATGGGATCCGTAAGGGCTTCCTGGACATTGATCgccacatgcacaaactggCTCGCCAGGACTGTTGGGACAGAAGTGGCTCGACTGCGGCGGCCGTCATGATTACACCACGCTACATTTACTTTATCAACTGTGGGGACTCCCGCACCCTGCTCTGCCATAATGGCCAGGTGATCTTCTACACAGAGGACCACAAGCCATTCAACCCCAGAGAAAAGGAGCGCATCCAGAACGCTGGAGGCTCGGTGACCCTGCAGAGAGTCAACGGCTCACTGGCCGTTTCAAGAGCACTGGGGGACTTTGACTTCAAGGAGGTGGACTGGAGGCCGCAGACAGAGCAGCTAGTGTCCCCGGAGCCTGAAGTGTATGAGCTGGAGAGGACACCTCAAGATGAATTTCTGATTCTGGCATGTGACGGTGTGTGGGACGCCATCAGCAATGAAGAACTGTGTGCGTTTGTGCGCAACCGTCTGCAGGTGTGCGATGACCTGAGAGAGATCTGTACCCAAGTCATTGATCTCTGCCTCTATAAG GGCAGCTTggacaacatcagcatcatcattGTCTGCTTCCCGGGCGCCCCCCAGGTGTCACAAGAGGCGTTGAAGCAGGAGGCTGAGCTGGAGCAACAGATTGACGTGAAAGTGGAAG AAATTATCCAGATGATAAGGTCCAAAGATGAGGACCCTGACCTCCTTTACGTGATCAAATTCCTGGCTGCAGAAGAAATGCCCGGTCTTCCTCCAGGAGGAGGCATCACCAGCAA GAGAGACTGTATCATCTCTTCATATCAGAAACACATTATGTCTCTCAGAAGTCAGGAGCCCATG GACATCGAGGGATCGGAGGAAGACTCAAGCTAA
- the LOC113173283 gene encoding 4F2 cell-surface antigen heavy chain, with protein sequence MEQTGKEVAEDTGSTPGRMDAGDTGYGSVQGRGQPGGAGGSETAPLLIPEPAPGPEPVQHWKPMTKQELESAAGGPGWRKMRCYLVLLFWLAWVAMLAGSIAIIVMSPRPAVVPLKWWQKSLFYRLQPDLFMEAQTEGSGGINAMCEQLPYLKSLGIGALILEGLFDEEVSPLDLNNAGRFGALPQIKHLIAASTKTGLKMVLDLCELDLLGPHDVSRNTATIQHALRFWLEQGVAGFAICDNDAAYSEKTLLEWRDVINEFSSKDEERIVVVKQTRDVLLPLNFTLVNLVMRTILPSSRHHLSTPEVAAAIKTRLQTTEENIWPSWTIGGKASHDLKKLLLVLMMTMPGSPAVQYDDAIGQTQNESLKVSFSHEEKNESSDTEDKLTPNSTVALFSSLSRSRAREEAILYGSLTFLPYRIPTNSSSNSTLSYSPILAFLRSWGCVHFLVLLNVGSEFHILDPAWDPGLHKEGVFVASTGMDRLGPISLNTLELQPHEAVVIKF encoded by the exons ATGGAGCAAACTGGTAAAGAGGTCGCTGAGGACACAGGCAGCACG CCCGGCAGGATGGACGCAGGAGACACCGGGTACGGCAGCGTGCAAGGCCGCGGGCAGCCGGGCGGCGCAGGCGGCTCAGAGACGGCACCGCTGCTCATCCCGGAGCCTGCCCCCGGACCGGAACCGGTCCAGCATTGGAAGCCCATGACCAAGCAGGAGCTGGAGAGCGCCGCGGGGGGGCCGGGGTGGCGGAAGATGCGTTGTTACCTGGTGCTGCTGTTCTGGCTGGCCTGGGTGGCCATGCTCGCCGGATCCATCGCCATCATAGTGATGAGCCCCCGTCCGGCTGTCGTGCCGCTCAAGTGGTGGCAGAAGTCGCTGTTCTACCGGCTGCAGCCCGACCTGTTCATGGAGGCGCAGACCGAGGGGTCAGGGGGCATCAACG CCATGTGTGAGCAGCTTCCCTACCTCAAGTCTCTGGGTATAGGAGCTCTAATCCTGGAGGGTCTGTTTGATGAAGAGGTGTCTCCTTTAGACCTTAACAACGCTGGAAGGTTTGGGGCCCTGCCTCAGATCAAACATCTGATCGCAGCAAGCACCAAAACAG GGCTCAAAATGGTGTTGGACCTCTGTGAACTGGATCTGTTGGGACCTCATGATGTAtcaagaaacacagcaacaataCAA CATGCACTACGGTTCTGGCTGGAGCAAGGCGTGGCAGGTTTTGCGATCTGTGATAATGATGCAGCGTATTCAGAAAAG ACTCTGCTGGAGTGGAGAGATGTCATCAATGAATTCAGCAGTAAGGATGAAGAAAG AATCGTGGtggtaaaacaaacaagagatgTCCTGCTTCCTCTAAACTTTACGCTGGTGAATTTAGTCATGAGGACAATTCTGCCATCTTCACGTCATCACCTCTCTACTCCCGAAGTGGCAGCTGCCATAAAGACGCGCCTgcaaacaacagaagaaaatatatGGCCGAGTTGGACA aTTGGAGGCAAAGCGTCTCATGACTTAAAGAAATTACTTCTGGTGTTGATGATGACTATGCCAGGATCCCCTGCAGTCCAGTATGATGATGCAATTGGCCAAACACAG AACGAGTCTCTGAAAGTCAGCTTTTCACATGAAGAGAAGAATGAATCATCAGACACTGAG GACAAGCTCACACCCAATTCAACTGTGGCTCTCTTCAGCTCCCTTAGTCGTTCCCGAGCCAGAGAAGAAGCTATTCTGTACGGTAGCCTCACATTCCTTCCCTACAGGATCCCCACCAACTCTTCGTCCAACTCCACTCTTTCATATAGTCCAATCCTGGCCTTCCTGCGTTCCTGGGGTTGTGTCCACTTCCTTGTTCTGCTCAACGTCGGGTCTGAATTTCACATTCTGGATCCTGCCTGGGACCCCGGCCTGCACAAGGAAGGAGTGTTCGTGGCCAGCACAGGAATGGACCGCCTGGGGCCCATATCTCTGAACACACTGGAACTGCAGCCCCATGAAGCGGTCGTCATTAAATTTTAG